The Prunus persica cultivar Lovell chromosome G8, Prunus_persica_NCBIv2, whole genome shotgun sequence genome includes a region encoding these proteins:
- the LOC18767372 gene encoding probable transmembrane GTPase FZO-like, chloroplastic, with amino-acid sequence MVSLLSFHTSATQPLLLTPSSTPFLHTHLSRIKSQPSRRTRFLISSISQNSNQFTNQNPQTPPKKPPRTQFPGGFKRPEIKVPNIVLQLDPDDVLVGDDALDLIDKAVSKWVGILVLNGREASGGRLYEAACKLKSVVRDRAYLLISERVDIAAAANASGVLLSDQGLPTIVARGTMMASKSESVILPLVARNVQDIDGAISASSSEGADFLIYGIGGQEEVHVALNPLFKNVKIPIFVMFPSYDSLYSEVPTLLKSGASGLVTSLKDFRLLNDEALSELFDIIYMKNGKTQDEVESFDNLTVLNVLNGLNDDKNVAGFLKLEDREKQFIETERSVLLKAINVIQKAAPLMEEVSLLIDAVSQIDEPFLLVIVGEFNSGKSTVINALLGSRYLKEGVVPTTNEITFLRYSEMDSGEEQRCERHPDGQYICYLPAPILKEMHVVDTPGTNVILQRQQRLTEEFVPRADLLLFVISADRPLTESEVAFLRYTQQWKKKVVFVLNKSDIYQNAHELEEAMSFIKENTQKLLNTENVTLFPVSARSALEAKLSASALGKDYAKLLGSDSQWKTSSFYELENFLYSFLDGSTSTGMERMKLKLETPIAIAEKLLSACETLVTQDCRYAKQDLASINDIVGSIKNYAVKMENESIAWRRRILSVIDTTKSRVVELIEATLQLSNLDLVAYYVFKGEKSASIPATSRVQNDIMGPAFSDVQKLLGEYAIWLQSDNAREGRMYAETFEKRWSSFVYPHRQVHLETSLEKVNELSLKVIEGFSTNAASKLFEQEIREVSLATFGGLGAAGLSASLLTSVLPTTLEDLLALGLCSAGGLLAVSKFPARRQEMIDKVKRTADVLAREVEEAMQKDLSEAIGNMESFVKNISQPYQDTAQQRLEKLLELQDEISNVDKQLQTLRIEIQNLHVS; translated from the exons ATGGTATCTCTCCTTTCCTTCCACACTTCCGCAACGCAGCCTCTCTTATTGACCCCAAGCTCAACCCCATTTCTCCACACCCACCTCTCTCGCATCAAATCCCAGCCTTCACGACGAACCCGATTTCTCATTTCATCAATCTCCCAAAACTCAAACcaattcaccaaccaaaaccctcaaaccccaccaaagAAGCCTCCGAGAACCCAGTTCCCTGGTGGGTTCAAGCGTCCAGAGATCAAGGTTCCCAATATTGTGCTGCAGCTGGACCCTGATGATGTATTGGTCGGTGACGATGCTTTGGATTTGATCGACAAGGCGGTGTCGAAATGGGTTGGGATTCTGGTGCTGAATGGTCGTGAAGCAAGTGGTGGCAGACTCTATGAGGCCGCCTGTAAGTTGAAGTCGGTGGTCAGAGACCGCGCCTACTTGTTGATCTCCGAGCGTGTTGATATCGCCGCCGCAGCTAATGCTAGTGGGGTTCTTCTCTCTGATCAAG GTCTTCCTACCATTGTTGCAAGAGGCACAATGATGGCTTCCAAATCTGAATCAGTCATCCTTCCTTTGGTGGCCAGAAATGTTCAAGACATAGATGGTGCCATAAGTGCCTCCAGTTCTGAAGGAGCTGATTTTCTTATATATGGTATTGGTGGACAGGAAGAAGTTCATGTGGCACTGAATCCACTATTTAAAAATGTGAAGATACCGATATTCGTCATGTTCCCTTCATATGATTCTTTATATTCGGAGGTGCCAACATTACTCAAATCTGGCGCTAGCGGGTTAGTTACATCTTTGAAAGATTTCAGGCTGCTTAATGATGAGGCTTTGAGCGAATTGTTTGACATCATCTACATGAAAAATGGTAAAACACAGGATGAAGTTGAAAGCTTCGATAATCTCACAGTTTTGAATGTGCTTAATGGTCTCAACGACGATAAAAATGTTGCTGGATTTCTTAAATTGGAGGATAGAGAAAAGCAGTTCATAGAAACAGAGAGATCAGTGTTGCTGAAAGCAATAAATGTCATCCAGAAAGCTGCTCCACTG atggAGGAGGTTTCACTTCTCATTGATGCAGTTTCTCAAATTGATGAGCCATTTTTACTGGTTATAGTG GGTGAGTTTAACTCGGGTAAGTCAACTGTTATTAATGCACTTCTCGGAAGTAGATATCTTAAAGAGGGGGTTGTTCCTACGACTAATGAGATCACGTTCTTACGCTATTCTGAGATGGATTCTGGTGAGGAACAACGTTGTGAAAGGCATCCAGATGGTCAATATATATGCTACCTTCCTGCTCCAATTCTTAAAGAA ATGCACGTTGTTGATACACCTGGAACTAATGTGATTCTCCAAAGGCAGCAACGCCTTACTGAGGAATTTGTGCCCCGTGCCGatttgcttctttttgttATCTCTGCTGACCGCCCATTAACTGAAAGTGAG GTTGCTTTTCTTCGTTATACTCAGCAGTGGAAGAAGAAAGTTGTGTTTGTCCTGAACAAATCTGATATCTACCAGAATGCTCATGAG CTTGAGGAAGCTATGTCATTCATCAAGGAGAATACACAGAAATTGCTGAATACTGAAAATGTGACATTATTTCCTGTCTCTGCGAGATCTGCTCTTGAAGCAAAACTTTCAGCTTCTGCTTTGGGGAAAGATTATGCAAAACTATTAGGATCTGATTCACAGTGGAAAACCAGTAGCTTCTATGAACTTGAGAATTTCCTGTATAGTTTTTTAGATGGGTCAACAAGTACCGGAATGGAAAGAATGAAACTCAAACTGGAAACACCGATTGCAATTGCAGAAAAACTACTTTCTGCCTGTGAAACTCTTGTTACACAGGACTGCCGATATGCCAAGCAGGACTTGGCCTCGATAAATGATATAGTTGGGAGTATAAAGAACTATGCAGTGAAGATGGAAAATGAAAGCATtgcttggagaagaagaattcTGTCTGTG ATTGATACCACAAAATCACGTGTGGTGGAGCTCATAGAAGCTACTCTGCAATTATCAAATCTTGATCTTGTTGCTTATTATGTTTTCAAAGGGGAAAAATCTGCCTCTATTCCAGCAACCTCAAgggttcaaaatgacattaTGGGTCCTGCATTTTCCGATGTGCAA AAACTACTTGGAGAATATGCGATATGGTTGCAATCAGACAATGCTCGTGAAGGAAGGATGTATGCAGAAACGTTCGAAAAACGTTGGTCTTCATTTGTCTATCCACACAGGCAGGTGCATTTGGAGACGTCACTGGAAAAAGTAAATGAACTCAGCTTGAAAGTGATAGAGGGCTTCAGTACCAATGCTGCTTCCAAATTGTTTGAGCAAGAAATACGTGAAGTG TCTCTGGCGACTTTTGGTGGACTAGGAGCAGCTGGTTTATCAGCTTCACTTCTGACATCTGTACTGCCGACCACTTTAGAAGATCTTCTTGCTCTTGGTCTTTGCTCAGCTGGCGG GTTACTAGCGGTATCAAAATTTCCTGCTCGTCGGCAAGAGATGATAGATAAGGTGAAGAGGACGGCAGATGTGTTGGCACGTGAAGTTGAAGAGGCCATGCAGAAAGATCTTTCAGAAGCTATTGGGAATATGGAAAGCTTCGTGAAAAATATTAGCCAGCCTTACCAAGATACAGCACAGCAGAGACTAGAGAAACTCCTAGAGCTTCAAGATGAAATATCCAATGTTGATAAACAACTTCAAACGCTACGAATTGAAATCCAAAATCTACACGTGTCATGA